Below is a window of Nocardia asteroides DNA.
CGGCCGATCCGCGGCAGTGGCAGCGCAATATCCCGCAGGACTGCCCGGTGCTGCCGATGCTGCAGTTCCGGCCCGCCGCGCTGCGCACCACCGGCGCCGAGCACGTCCGGTACCGGCAGGCCAATGTCGCCGGGATCGCCGGGGTGGACCTGTACGCGATGCACGCCACCGTCGAGCAGTTCGCCATCCCGCTGATCAACAGCTTCTGCGCGAACGGCTCGGCGGACCTGTTGAGCCAGTACGCGTTTCCGCTGGTGTTCCAGGCGCTGAACTCGATGCTGGGCTGCACCCCGGAGATCGGGCAGCAGGTGGCCACCGGGATGGCGCAGATCTTCGAGGGTGACGACGCCGAGGCGGGCAACAACCTGCTGGCGTCGGCGCTGTCGGATCTGGTCGAGCTGCGTCAGCGCGAGCCCGGCGACGACGTCGCCACCCGGCTGCTGCACCACCCGGCCGCACTCACCGACGAGGAGATGGTGCACCAGCTGCTGGTGCTCTACGGCGCGGGCATCGAACCGATGCTCAACCTGGTGGTGAACACGCTGCGGCTGATGCTCACCGACGACCGTTTCGCGGGAAATGTGCTGGGCGGCAGCCTGTCCACCCGTGACGCGCTCGACGAGGTGCTGTTCACCGATCCGCCGCTGGCCAACTTCTGCATGACCTATCCGCGCCAGCCGATCCTGGTCGACGAGATGTGGCTGCCCGCGAACGAGCCGGTCGTGATCAGCATGTCGGCCTGCAACAACGATCCCGCGATCGCCGGTCGCGATGTGGTGGACAATCGCGCGCACCTGGCCTGGAGCGCGGGTCCGCACGGGTGCCCGGCCAAGTCGGTGGCGTATCTGATCGTGCAGGACGCGATCGATCAGCTGCTCGACGCGCTGCCGGAGCTGTCGCTGGCCGTGCCGGAGCAGGAACTGGTGTGGCGGCCGGGGCCGTTCCATCGGTCGCTGGCCGCGCTGCCGGTCGAATTCCCGAAGACGCCGCCGCTGCCGATGCCCTGAGTCCGGTCAGCCCGGCCGCAGGGCGGGGCCGACGAAGCGTTCCACCAGGGCTCGCTCGGCCGCGGCGTCGGGGAGCGGCCAGGTGAGCAGGGACAGCACGACCCGCACGATCCAGCCCGCGGCCGCGTCGTCGGGGGCGATCCGGGTGAGCGTGGTGGCGATGTGGCCGAGCTCGGGTGCGCCGGCGAGGACTTCGTCGGTGTCGGGGGAGCGGTGCCGGATCAGCCACTGCCGCAGCACCGGATCGGCGCGGATGGCGGCCACGGCGGCCAGGATCGCCTCGACCGGACGGCGCCGGGCGGGAACCCGCTCGACGGCGGCTTCGACGCGCGCCGCGACCGTGCCCGCCGCTCGCACCATGACCGCGCGGACCAGGCGGGGTTTGCCGCCGACGTGGCGGTACAGCGTCGCCCGGGAGCAGCCCGCCGCGGCGGCGACATCCTCGGCGGTGACCGCGTCGATGCCGCGTTCCAGGAACAGGGCCAGGGCGGCCTGTTCGATCCGGTCGATCGCCACGGCGTGGCGGTCGCCGTCGGTCAGCCAGTCGGCGGTCATCCGCCCTCCCTTCGCCATCTCGAGCTGAGACATTCACTGAGTTCTGTCTACCGTATCTGCACTGGACAGGACGTGTTGTGCGCGCTACGAGCTCCGGGCACAGCCACGGCGACGTCTCATGGTGCGACGGTTGTTGACCCTCCGTTCGCCGCGGAGGCACGGTGGGCACCGACAAACCGAGCAGGAAAGGCGGCGGCGATGACCACGGATCTCGCGGCGATCGATCTCTTCGACCCGGGGGTACTCGACGACCCCTACCCCCTGTACCGCCGCCTGCGCGAGGACGCTCCGGTGTACCGCGTGCCGGGCACCGACTTCTTCCTCGTCGCCTCCTGGGCCGGGGTCGCCGAGGCGACCGCGCGCACCGCCGAGTTCTCCTCGCATCTGACCGGGGTGCTCGTCGCCCAGCCCGGCGCGCGACCGGTCACCTTCGACCTCGACCCGACCGGCGCGGGCGTGCACGTCCTCGCCACGGCCGACGGCGCGGTGCACGCCGCGCACCGCGGCATCGTCGGTCCCGCCCTGGCCAAACGGGTCAGGACACTGGGACCGATGGTCACCGCACTCACCGAACAGCTCTGGTCCGAGGAACTCGACGGCGACCGGATCGACTGGGCGAGCGGAATGGCCGACCGGCTGCCGCTCGCCTTGATCGCCGAACTCGTCGGGCTGCCGAGCACCGACGTGCCCCGACTGCTGACATGGGCCTACGACTCCACCGAGATGCTGGGCGGGGTCGTGGCCGAGGGCCGGATGACCGAGCTGGTCACCTCCGCGGCCGAGCTGGCCCACTACGCCTACATCGCCCTCGCGGCCGCGAAAGAACGTGGCGCCGGGCCGGATTCACCCGAGGCGCTGATCGACGTCCTCGCCGCGGCCCTGGCGGCGGGCCGGATCGACGAGCAGCAGGCCGTCCTGATCGTGGTGCAGCTGATCGGGGCGGGTGGCGAGTCGACGGCGGGCCTGATCGCCGCGTCCGCCCGGCTGCTGGCCGCCGACCTCGAGCTGCAGGCGCGGCTGCGGGAGCGTCCCGAGCTGGTGCCCGCGTTCCTCGACGAAGCGCTGCGCCTCGAATCGCCGTTCCGCGGCCACCATCGCCACGTCCTCACCGACACCCGGCTCGGTGCGGTCGACCTGCCCGCGGGCAGCCATCTGCTGCTGCTGTGGGGCGCGGCCAACCGCGACCCCGCGATGTTCGACGACCCGGACACCGTGAACCTCACGCGCCGCCGGGGCCGCGGCCACGCCGCCTTCGGCGCGGGCGCGCACTTCTGCATCGGCTCCGCCCTGGCCCGGCTCGAGGCGACCACGGCCCTCACCCTGCTGCTCGACCGCACCGAGCGGTTCACCCTGATCGACGACGCGCCGCCGCGCTGGGTGCCGAGCCTGTTGGTCCGCCGCCACGCGAGCCTGCCGCTGCACGTCGTTCCGCGCTGACCACCCGGGGTGTGGCACCGTAGCGGGATGCGCTCCACC
It encodes the following:
- a CDS encoding cytochrome P450; the encoded protein is MTTDLAAIDLFDPGVLDDPYPLYRRLREDAPVYRVPGTDFFLVASWAGVAEATARTAEFSSHLTGVLVAQPGARPVTFDLDPTGAGVHVLATADGAVHAAHRGIVGPALAKRVRTLGPMVTALTEQLWSEELDGDRIDWASGMADRLPLALIAELVGLPSTDVPRLLTWAYDSTEMLGGVVAEGRMTELVTSAAELAHYAYIALAAAKERGAGPDSPEALIDVLAAALAAGRIDEQQAVLIVVQLIGAGGESTAGLIAASARLLAADLELQARLRERPELVPAFLDEALRLESPFRGHHRHVLTDTRLGAVDLPAGSHLLLLWGAANRDPAMFDDPDTVNLTRRRGRGHAAFGAGAHFCIGSALARLEATTALTLLLDRTERFTLIDDAPPRWVPSLLVRRHASLPLHVVPR
- a CDS encoding cytochrome P450 family protein encodes the protein MTVDLSAGERVPMYAPEFAADPQAAYREMRRRFGSVVPVELSPGIRATLVIGYHTAVRILNDPEHFPADPRQWQRNIPQDCPVLPMLQFRPAALRTTGAEHVRYRQANVAGIAGVDLYAMHATVEQFAIPLINSFCANGSADLLSQYAFPLVFQALNSMLGCTPEIGQQVATGMAQIFEGDDAEAGNNLLASALSDLVELRQREPGDDVATRLLHHPAALTDEEMVHQLLVLYGAGIEPMLNLVVNTLRLMLTDDRFAGNVLGGSLSTRDALDEVLFTDPPLANFCMTYPRQPILVDEMWLPANEPVVISMSACNNDPAIAGRDVVDNRAHLAWSAGPHGCPAKSVAYLIVQDAIDQLLDALPELSLAVPEQELVWRPGPFHRSLAALPVEFPKTPPLPMP
- a CDS encoding TetR/AcrR family transcriptional regulator; translated protein: MTADWLTDGDRHAVAIDRIEQAALALFLERGIDAVTAEDVAAAAGCSRATLYRHVGGKPRLVRAVMVRAAGTVAARVEAAVERVPARRRPVEAILAAVAAIRADPVLRQWLIRHRSPDTDEVLAGAPELGHIATTLTRIAPDDAAAGWIVRVVLSLLTWPLPDAAAERALVERFVGPALRPG